A section of the Paralichthys olivaceus isolate ysfri-2021 chromosome 14, ASM2471397v2, whole genome shotgun sequence genome encodes:
- the six2a gene encoding homeobox protein SIX2a, with protein sequence MSMLPTFGFTQEQVACVCEVLQQGGNIERLGRFLWSLPACEHLHKNESVLKAKAVVAFHRGNFRELYKILESHQFSPHNHPKLQQLWLKAHYIEAEKLRGRPLGAVGKYRVRRKFPLPRSIWDGEETSYCFKEKSRSVLREWYTHNPYPSPREKRELAEATGLTTTQVSNWFKNRRQRDRAAEAKERENNENSNGNSHNPLTSSMNGNKTLLGSSDDDKTPSGTPDHTSQSPALLLSSNTGLQSLHGLAPPPGPSAIPVPSGVDSVHHHHSLHHDTILNSMSSNLVDLGS encoded by the exons ATGTCCATGCTCCCGACGTTTGGGTTTACGCAGGAGCAAGTGGCGTGTGTGTGCGAAGTTCTCCAGCAAGGGGGGAACATCGAGCGGCTGGGACGCTTCCTCTGGTCCCTCCCGGCGTGCGAGCACCTTCACAAAAACGAAAGCGTGCTCAAGGCGAAAGCCGTGGTCGCCTTTCACCGGGGGAACTTCCGAGAGCTCTACAAGATTTTGGAGAGCCACCAGTTTTCGCCTCACAACCATccgaagctgcagcagctgtggctcaagGCGCATTACATCGAGGCAGAGAAGCTGAGAGGCCGTCCGCTCGGCGCCGTGGGGAAGTACCGCGTCCGGAGAAAGTTCCCGCTGCCCCGCTCCATCTGGGACGGAGAGGAGACGAGCTACTGCTTCAAGGAGAAGAGCAGGAGCGTCCTGCGAGAGTGGTACACCCACAACCCTTATCCGTCTCCGCGGGAAAAGAGAGAGCTGGCCGAGGCCACGGGACTCACCACGACGCAGGTCAGCAACTGGTTCAAAAACCGACGACAGAGAGACCGAGCTGCGGAGGCAAAGGAAAG AGAAAACAACGAGAACTCCAACGGCAATAGTCACAACCCATTGACTTCTTCCATGAATGGAAATAAGACTCTATTGGGGAGCTCGGACGACGATAAAACACCATCGGGGACGCCGGACCACACGTCTCAGAGCCCGGCCCTGCTCCTCAGCTCGAACACCGGTTTACAGTCCTTGCACGGCCTCGCGCCGCCGCCGGGACCCAGCGCCATCCCGGTACCGAGCGGCGTAGACTCGgtgcaccaccaccactccTTGCACCACGACACCATACTGAACTCTATGTCTTCTAATCTAGTGGACCTTGGCTCTTAA